The following proteins are co-located in the Verrucomicrobiota bacterium genome:
- a CDS encoding zinc-ribbon domain-containing protein, whose amino-acid sequence MSYVYESENGQQLVVENDGDYTQVSLSSGSGGQQQSQATGFETGKWSKPPALYRLNRDWVLRLETEDGPQFVRMQGSEIRRLQSEPDLEAAEKLPFDRSDRPPRLRLMEPLRPMEPMEPMKPMEPMGPMRSMELRMGNMRMSMGGPEPRTETEVTQRFCTQCGAPVSKGDRFCGQCGHPLGKRD is encoded by the coding sequence ATGAGTTACGTCTACGAATCAGAGAACGGTCAACAGCTTGTCGTGGAGAATGACGGCGATTACACTCAGGTCAGCCTGAGCAGCGGCAGCGGGGGCCAACAGCAGAGCCAGGCAACCGGGTTCGAGACCGGAAAATGGTCGAAGCCCCCAGCGCTTTACCGCCTCAACCGGGACTGGGTCCTGCGTCTGGAGACTGAGGACGGGCCCCAGTTCGTTCGCATGCAGGGCAGTGAAATCCGCCGGCTGCAAAGCGAACCGGACCTTGAAGCGGCCGAGAAGCTTCCCTTTGACCGATCCGACCGTCCACCCCGGCTGCGGCTGATGGAACCCCTGCGGCCCATGGAACCGATGGAACCGATGAAGCCGATGGAACCCATGGGGCCTATGCGGTCCATGGAGCTGCGGATGGGCAACATGCGTATGAGCATGGGCGGACCCGAGCCGCGGACCGAGACTGAGGTCACGCAACGTTTCTGTACCCAGTGCGGCGCACCTGTAAGCAAGGGCGACCGTTTTTGCGGACAGTGCGGCCATCCGCTGGGTAAGCGGGACTGA